The following proteins are co-located in the Malus sylvestris chromosome 13, drMalSylv7.2, whole genome shotgun sequence genome:
- the LOC126596424 gene encoding ubiquitin carboxyl-terminal hydrolase 2-like isoform X1 — protein sequence MGKKVKKKATAPPREKLVAADSPKKAPQPCNASVKDGDNGVSVAKERRPCPHVDKGVNLDKLSAKIGSSGPVRCEYCREGALDRRGGKGKGKHGKKKGSSSVDSKSESKAIWVCLECGHYSCGGFGLHTTPQCHAVRHARQTHHPIVIHFEKLQMRWCFPCNMLITIDKTEEDGEQKDVFADVVKLIKGHSSEESLVNAEDVWFVSGSVTSEIKSASNISCDLDGRVGYTVRGLVNLGNTCFFNSVLQNLLAMDRLRGYFLNLDASTGALTVSLKKLFTEAKPESGVKNVINPRSLFGCLCSKAPQFKGYQQQDSHELLRCLLDGLCIEELSTRKRINSSQENGNPSNSGPTFVDTAFGGQIASTVCCVECGHSSTVYESFLDLSLSVPTRKSPSKTAQPTSRTKKMKLPPKKSGKFRSKNNKEKNSVPSPSVPTPSTSSEVSEQKELVVNSLSAVQESADDVCEDAAEQTSPLLDDCSWLDYLDSGNMLDDNDLSSQHNDISIVQDSEKKNTHLNDVSLQSGSESSNQVFTPNGEPNVKPDFSSVNSREEELPLQVLDSEVLLLPYKAECSITEEIMGGEGEASSLVVGCGQDDFGFGDLFNEPEVYGPPRRPSVGEGGTDTSIIASESDPDEVDDTVSPVSVESCLAHFIKPELLASENAWHCENCSKTLPSQKLEDKKQVKSAARVLLNGCETRTQSDSLSLNTGPWPANVRTLGNGNVKSNTGCNQFGENLILHDGKINCLSQNCSAVENGQSHKLNSVVCRRQDEIKDAPPVQSNTSDCNNACSLESFSDQVIDSRADESRSASFTSDTVPQTNDGILDGHRESEESEDEEINAKRVNLKRNATKRYLINRAPPILTIHLKRFSQDARGHLSKLNGHVSFREKFDLRPYMDSSSTDGEKYEYQLLGVVEHSGTMRGGHYVAYVRGGERGRGKAEKENIGHMWYYASDAHVRQVSLDEVLRSEAYILFYEKV from the coding sequence ATGGGGAAGAAAGTTAAGAAGAAGGCTACAGCTCCTCCAAGGGAGAAGTTGGTTGCAGCCGACTCCCCAAAAAAAGCTCCCCAACCATGCAACGCAAGTGTTAAGGATGGTGACAATGGAGTTTCAGTTGCGAAAGAGAGAAGGCCTTGTCCTCATGTTGACAAAGGTGTAAATTTGGATAAATTGTCTGCTAAAATTGGGTCTTCAGGACCTGTTAGGTGTGAATATTGCAGGGAAGGAGCGCTTGATAGGAGGGGTGGTAAAGGAAAGGGAAAACATGGGAAGAAGAAAGGGAGCTCGTCCGTGGATTCAAAATCGGAGTCCAAAGCCATTTGGGTTTGTTTGGAGTGTGGTCATTATTCTTGTGGTGGGTTTGGACTTCATACAACCCCTCAATGCCATGCAGTTCGGCATGCTAGGCAAACTCATCACCCAATAGTGATCCACTTTGAAAAGCTGCAGATGCGATGGTGCTTCCCGTGCAACATGCTTATTACAATTGACAAGACAGAAGAGGATGGTGAACAAAAAGATGTGTTTGCGGATGTTGTTAAATTGATAAAGGGTCATTCATCGGAGGAATCATTGGTTAATGCTGAGGATGTGTGGTTTGTGAGTGGCAGTGTGACAAGCGAAATCAAATCAGCTAGCAATATATCATGTGATTTGGATGGAAGAGTTGGTTATACAGTGAGAGGCTTGGTTAATCTTGGTAACACTTGCTTCTTTAATTCTGTCTTACAGAACCTTCTAGCCATGGATAGGTTGCGGGGCTACTTCTTAAATTTAGATGCATCTACTGGAGCTCTTACTGTTTCCTTGAAGAAACTCTTTACTGAAGCAAAACCAGAGTCAGGAGTTAAGAATGTGATAAACCCAAGGTCACTTTTTGGGTGTCTTTGTTCCAAGGCTCCCCAATTTAAGGGGTATCAGCAGCAAGACAGCCATGAATTGCTTCGTTGCTTACTGGATGGATTGTGCATCGAGGAGTTGAGTACGAGGAAACGTATAAATTCTTCTCAGGAAAATGGGAATCCTTCAAATTCAGGTCCTACTTTTGTGGATACTGCATTTGGGGGCCAAATAGCAAGTACAGTTTGCTGTGTCGAATGTGGTCACTCCTCAACTGTGTACGAGTCATTTTTAGATCTGTCATTGTCAGTTCCAACCAGAAAATCCCCATCTAAGACTGCCCAACCCACCTCTCGAACAAAGAAGATGAAGTTGCCGCCCAAGAAGAGTGGAAAGTTTCGGTCTAAAAATAACAAAGAGAAGAATTCTGTACCATCACCAAGTGTTCCAACCCCATCAACCAGCAGTGAGGTTTCTGAACAAAAGGAATTAGTTGTAAATAGTCTATCTGCTGTCCAAGAATCTGCAGATGATGTCTGTGAGGATGCAGCAGAGCAAACATCACCTTTGTTAGATGACTGTTCATGGTTGGATTATCTTGATTCGGGAAATATGTTAGATGACAATGATTTATCTTCGCAACATAATGATATTTCAATTGTTCaagattctgaaaaaaaaaatacacatctTAATGATGTCTCTTTACAGAGTGGCTCTGAATCTAGTAATCAGGTTTTTACGCCTAATGGGGAACCAAATGTAAAACCTGACTTTTCTTCAGTGAATTCTAGGGAGGAAGAGCTCCCATTACAGGTTCTGGATTCTGAAGTTTTGTTGCTTCCGTATAAAGCAGAGTGTTCTATCACTGAGGAAATCATGGGAGGCGAAGGTGAGGCCTCCTCCTTGGTTGTGGGTTGTGGACAAGATGACTTTGGCTTTGGGGATTTATTCAACGAACCTGAAGTTTATGGCCCCCCTAGAAGACCCTCTGTAGGTGAGGGTGGCACAGACACTAGTATCATAGCTAGCGAGTCTGATCCAGATGAAGTTGATGATACTGTTTCTCCAGTGTCTGTAGAGAGTTGTTTGGCTCATTTCATAAAGCCTGAGCTTCTTGCCAGTGAAAATGCTTGGCATTGTGAGAACTGTTCCAAAACTCTTCCAAGCCAAAAGTTGGAAGACAAGAAGCAGGTAAAATCTGCTGCTAGAGTTTTGTTAAATGGATGTGAGACTAGAACACAAAGTGATTCACTGAGTTTAAATACGGGTCCGTGGCCTGCCAATGTCAGAACGCTTGGTAATGGGAATGTCAAAAGCAATACTGGTTGTAACCAGTTTGGTGAAAACTTGATTTTGCATGATGGAAAAATAAATTGCTTGAGCCAAAATTGCTCAGCAGTTGAGAATGGTCAATCACATAAGTTGAATTCTGTTGTTTGTCGACGACAAGATGAGATTAAAGATGCTCCTCCAGTGCAATCAAATACTTCAGATTGCAATAACGCTTGCAGCCTAGAAAGTTTCAGTGATCAAGTCATTGATTCTAGGGCTGATGAGTCTAGAAGTGCTAGTTTCACCTCTGACACTGTACCGCAGACTAATGATGGGATATTGGATGGACACCGTGAATCAGAAgaaagtgaggatgaggaaATAAATGCCAAACGTGTGAATTTGAAGAGGAATGCGACTAAAAGGTACCTCATCAACAGGGCCCCACCGATTTTGACTATTCATCTCAAGAGGTTCAGCCAAGATGCTCGTGGTCacttgagtaaattgaatggccATGTCAGTTTTCGAGAAAAATTTGATCTTAGGCCATATATGGATTCCAG
- the LOC126596424 gene encoding ubiquitin carboxyl-terminal hydrolase 2-like isoform X2: MGKKVKKKATAPPREKLVAADSPKKAPQPCNASVKDGDNGVSVAKERRPCPHVDKGVNLDKLSAKIGSSGPVRCEYCREGALDRRGGKGKGKHGKKKGSSSVDSKSESKAIWVCLECGHYSCGGFGLHTTPQCHAVRHARQTHHPIVIHFEKLQMRWCFPCNMLITIDKTEEDGEQKDVFADVVKLIKGHSSEESLVNAEDVWFVSGSVTSEIKSASNISCDLDGRVGYTVRGLVNLGNTCFFNSVLQNLLAMDRLRGYFLNLDASTGALTVSLKKLFTEAKPESGVKNVINPRSLFGCLCSKAPQFKGYQQQDSHELLRCLLDGLCIEELSTRKRINSSQENGNPSNSGPTFVDTAFGGQIASTVCCVECGHSSTVYESFLDLSLSVPTRKSPSKTAQPTSRTKKMKLPPKKSGKFRSKNNKEKNSVPSPSVPTPSTSSEVSEQKELVVNSLSAVQESADDVCEDAAEQTSPLLDDCSWLDYLDSGNMLDDNDLSSQHNDISIVQDSEKKNTHLNDVSLQSGSESSNQVFTPNGEPNVKPDFSSVNSREEELPLQVLDSEVLLLPYKAECSITEEIMGGEGEASSLVVGCGQDDFGFGDLFNEPEVYGPPRRPSVGEGGTDTSIIASESDPDEVDDTVSPVSVESCLAHFIKPELLASENAWHCENCSKTLPSQKLEDKKQVKSAARVLLNGCETRTQSDSLSLNTGPWPANVRTLGNGNVKSNTGCNQFGENLILHDGKINCLSQNCSAVENGQSHKLNSVVCRRQDEIKDAPPVQSNTSDCNNACSLESFSDQVIDSRADESRSASFTSDTVPQTNDGILDGHRESEESEDEEINAKRVNLKRNATKRYLINRAPPILTIHLKRFSQDARGHLSKLNGHVSFREKFDLRPYMDSRLQVTFPIVKCINSVAMLFF; encoded by the coding sequence ATGGGGAAGAAAGTTAAGAAGAAGGCTACAGCTCCTCCAAGGGAGAAGTTGGTTGCAGCCGACTCCCCAAAAAAAGCTCCCCAACCATGCAACGCAAGTGTTAAGGATGGTGACAATGGAGTTTCAGTTGCGAAAGAGAGAAGGCCTTGTCCTCATGTTGACAAAGGTGTAAATTTGGATAAATTGTCTGCTAAAATTGGGTCTTCAGGACCTGTTAGGTGTGAATATTGCAGGGAAGGAGCGCTTGATAGGAGGGGTGGTAAAGGAAAGGGAAAACATGGGAAGAAGAAAGGGAGCTCGTCCGTGGATTCAAAATCGGAGTCCAAAGCCATTTGGGTTTGTTTGGAGTGTGGTCATTATTCTTGTGGTGGGTTTGGACTTCATACAACCCCTCAATGCCATGCAGTTCGGCATGCTAGGCAAACTCATCACCCAATAGTGATCCACTTTGAAAAGCTGCAGATGCGATGGTGCTTCCCGTGCAACATGCTTATTACAATTGACAAGACAGAAGAGGATGGTGAACAAAAAGATGTGTTTGCGGATGTTGTTAAATTGATAAAGGGTCATTCATCGGAGGAATCATTGGTTAATGCTGAGGATGTGTGGTTTGTGAGTGGCAGTGTGACAAGCGAAATCAAATCAGCTAGCAATATATCATGTGATTTGGATGGAAGAGTTGGTTATACAGTGAGAGGCTTGGTTAATCTTGGTAACACTTGCTTCTTTAATTCTGTCTTACAGAACCTTCTAGCCATGGATAGGTTGCGGGGCTACTTCTTAAATTTAGATGCATCTACTGGAGCTCTTACTGTTTCCTTGAAGAAACTCTTTACTGAAGCAAAACCAGAGTCAGGAGTTAAGAATGTGATAAACCCAAGGTCACTTTTTGGGTGTCTTTGTTCCAAGGCTCCCCAATTTAAGGGGTATCAGCAGCAAGACAGCCATGAATTGCTTCGTTGCTTACTGGATGGATTGTGCATCGAGGAGTTGAGTACGAGGAAACGTATAAATTCTTCTCAGGAAAATGGGAATCCTTCAAATTCAGGTCCTACTTTTGTGGATACTGCATTTGGGGGCCAAATAGCAAGTACAGTTTGCTGTGTCGAATGTGGTCACTCCTCAACTGTGTACGAGTCATTTTTAGATCTGTCATTGTCAGTTCCAACCAGAAAATCCCCATCTAAGACTGCCCAACCCACCTCTCGAACAAAGAAGATGAAGTTGCCGCCCAAGAAGAGTGGAAAGTTTCGGTCTAAAAATAACAAAGAGAAGAATTCTGTACCATCACCAAGTGTTCCAACCCCATCAACCAGCAGTGAGGTTTCTGAACAAAAGGAATTAGTTGTAAATAGTCTATCTGCTGTCCAAGAATCTGCAGATGATGTCTGTGAGGATGCAGCAGAGCAAACATCACCTTTGTTAGATGACTGTTCATGGTTGGATTATCTTGATTCGGGAAATATGTTAGATGACAATGATTTATCTTCGCAACATAATGATATTTCAATTGTTCaagattctgaaaaaaaaaatacacatctTAATGATGTCTCTTTACAGAGTGGCTCTGAATCTAGTAATCAGGTTTTTACGCCTAATGGGGAACCAAATGTAAAACCTGACTTTTCTTCAGTGAATTCTAGGGAGGAAGAGCTCCCATTACAGGTTCTGGATTCTGAAGTTTTGTTGCTTCCGTATAAAGCAGAGTGTTCTATCACTGAGGAAATCATGGGAGGCGAAGGTGAGGCCTCCTCCTTGGTTGTGGGTTGTGGACAAGATGACTTTGGCTTTGGGGATTTATTCAACGAACCTGAAGTTTATGGCCCCCCTAGAAGACCCTCTGTAGGTGAGGGTGGCACAGACACTAGTATCATAGCTAGCGAGTCTGATCCAGATGAAGTTGATGATACTGTTTCTCCAGTGTCTGTAGAGAGTTGTTTGGCTCATTTCATAAAGCCTGAGCTTCTTGCCAGTGAAAATGCTTGGCATTGTGAGAACTGTTCCAAAACTCTTCCAAGCCAAAAGTTGGAAGACAAGAAGCAGGTAAAATCTGCTGCTAGAGTTTTGTTAAATGGATGTGAGACTAGAACACAAAGTGATTCACTGAGTTTAAATACGGGTCCGTGGCCTGCCAATGTCAGAACGCTTGGTAATGGGAATGTCAAAAGCAATACTGGTTGTAACCAGTTTGGTGAAAACTTGATTTTGCATGATGGAAAAATAAATTGCTTGAGCCAAAATTGCTCAGCAGTTGAGAATGGTCAATCACATAAGTTGAATTCTGTTGTTTGTCGACGACAAGATGAGATTAAAGATGCTCCTCCAGTGCAATCAAATACTTCAGATTGCAATAACGCTTGCAGCCTAGAAAGTTTCAGTGATCAAGTCATTGATTCTAGGGCTGATGAGTCTAGAAGTGCTAGTTTCACCTCTGACACTGTACCGCAGACTAATGATGGGATATTGGATGGACACCGTGAATCAGAAgaaagtgaggatgaggaaATAAATGCCAAACGTGTGAATTTGAAGAGGAATGCGACTAAAAGGTACCTCATCAACAGGGCCCCACCGATTTTGACTATTCATCTCAAGAGGTTCAGCCAAGATGCTCGTGGTCacttgagtaaattgaatggccATGTCAGTTTTCGAGAAAAATTTGATCTTAGGCCATATATGGATTCCAG